Proteins found in one Rhodovulum sp. MB263 genomic segment:
- the ihfB gene encoding integration host factor subunit beta — protein sequence MIRSELIQKIAEENPHLYQRDVERIVNTIFEEVISAMARGDRVELRGFGAFSVKKRDSRTGRNPRTGESVQVDEKCVPFFKTGKLLRDRLNDK from the coding sequence ATGATCCGTTCGGAATTGATCCAGAAAATTGCAGAAGAGAACCCGCATCTTTACCAGCGGGACGTCGAGCGAATTGTGAATACCATCTTTGAAGAGGTCATCTCGGCCATGGCGCGGGGAGACAGGGTGGAGCTTCGCGGTTTCGGTGCGTTCTCGGTCAAGAAGCGTGACTCGCGGACCGGGCGAAATCCGCGCACCGGCGAGTCTGTGCAGGTTGACGAGAAATGCGTGCCTTTCTTCAAGACCGGCAAGCTGCTACGTGATCGGCTTAACGACAAATAA
- the rpsA gene encoding 30S ribosomal protein S1, translated as MAQSASMEDFEALLNESFEIDTPSEGSVVRGKIIAIEAGQAIIDVGYKMEGRVDLKEFSNPGEAPEVTVGDEVEVYLDRVENARGEAVISRDKARREEAWDRLEKAYAEDQRVEGAIFGRVKGGFTVDLGGAVAFLPGSQVDVRPVRDAGPLMGLKQPFQILKMDRRRGNIVVSRRAILEESRAEQRAEIIGKLNEGDAVDGVVKNITEYGAFVDLGGVDGLLHVTDMAWRRVNHPSEILSIGETVKVQVIKINKETHRISLGMKQLQADPWDTVEAKFPLGTVHKGRVTNITDYGAFVELEPGVEGLVHVSEMSWTKKNVHPGKIVSTSQEVDIMVLEIDTAKRRVSLGLKQTMRNPWEVFSETHPVGTEVEGEVKNITEFGLFIGLDNDIDGMVHLSDLSWDQRGEEAIQDYRKGDVVKAVVTEVDTDKERISLSVKALEGDPFAEAVGGVKRGSIITVAVTAIEDGGIEVEYEGMKSFIRRSDLSRDRSEQRPERFQVGDHVDVRVTNIDTKTRRLGLSIKAREIAEEKEAVEQYGSSDSGASLGDILGAALKGDDR; from the coding sequence ATGGCTCAAAGCGCATCCATGGAGGACTTCGAAGCCCTCCTCAACGAAAGCTTCGAAATCGACACGCCGTCCGAAGGCAGCGTTGTCCGCGGCAAGATCATCGCCATCGAGGCGGGTCAGGCCATCATCGATGTCGGCTACAAGATGGAAGGCCGCGTCGATCTGAAGGAATTCTCCAATCCGGGCGAGGCCCCCGAAGTCACCGTCGGTGACGAGGTCGAGGTCTACCTGGATCGTGTCGAAAACGCCCGGGGCGAAGCCGTCATCAGCCGTGACAAGGCCCGCCGCGAAGAGGCCTGGGACCGTCTGGAAAAAGCCTATGCCGAAGACCAGCGCGTCGAAGGCGCCATCTTCGGTCGCGTCAAGGGCGGCTTCACCGTCGATCTGGGCGGTGCCGTCGCGTTCCTGCCCGGCAGCCAGGTCGATGTGCGCCCGGTGCGCGATGCCGGCCCGCTGATGGGCCTGAAACAGCCCTTCCAGATCCTCAAGATGGATCGTCGCCGCGGCAATATCGTAGTCTCGCGCCGCGCCATCCTCGAAGAGTCCCGTGCCGAACAGCGCGCCGAGATCATCGGCAAGCTCAACGAGGGCGATGCGGTCGACGGTGTGGTCAAGAACATCACCGAATACGGCGCCTTCGTGGATCTGGGCGGTGTCGACGGCCTGCTGCACGTCACCGACATGGCCTGGCGCCGTGTCAACCATCCGTCGGAAATCCTGTCGATCGGCGAGACCGTCAAGGTTCAGGTCATCAAGATCAACAAGGAAACCCATCGTATCAGCCTCGGCATGAAACAGCTGCAGGCCGACCCGTGGGATACCGTCGAAGCCAAGTTCCCGCTGGGCACCGTCCACAAGGGCCGCGTGACCAACATCACCGATTACGGCGCCTTCGTCGAGCTGGAGCCGGGTGTCGAGGGGCTGGTTCACGTCTCGGAAATGTCCTGGACCAAGAAGAACGTGCATCCCGGCAAGATCGTCTCGACCAGCCAGGAAGTCGACATCATGGTGCTGGAGATCGACACCGCCAAGCGCCGCGTGTCGCTGGGCCTGAAACAGACCATGCGCAACCCGTGGGAAGTCTTCTCGGAAACCCATCCGGTCGGCACCGAGGTCGAAGGCGAAGTCAAGAACATCACCGAATTCGGTCTGTTCATCGGCCTCGACAACGACATCGACGGCATGGTGCACCTCTCCGACCTCAGCTGGGACCAGCGTGGCGAAGAGGCGATCCAGGACTACCGCAAGGGCGATGTGGTCAAGGCCGTCGTCACCGAGGTCGACACCGACAAGGAGCGGATCTCGCTCTCGGTCAAGGCGCTCGAAGGCGACCCCTTTGCCGAAGCCGTGGGCGGCGTGAAACGCGGCTCGATCATCACCGTCGCGGTCACCGCGATCGAGGATGGCGGCATCGAGGTGGAATACGAAGGCATGAAATCCTTCATCCGCCGCTCGGATCTGTCGCGTGACCGCTCCGAACAGCGCCCCGAGCGCTTCCAGGTGGGCGACCATGTCGACGTCCGCGTGACCAATATCGACACCAAGACCCGCCGTCTGGGCCTGTCGATCAAGGCGCGCGAGATCGCCGAAGAGAAGGAAGCCGTGGAACAGTATGGCAGCTCGGATTCGGGTGCCTCGCTGGGCGACATCCTGGGCGCCGCGCTGAAAGGCGACGACCGCTAA
- the cmk gene encoding (d)CMP kinase — MSFTVAIDGPAAAGKGTISRAVAAHFGFAHLDTGLLYRAVGARMLDGLDPVEAARTLRREVLERGDLRAPEVAQAASKVAAIPEVRAALVDFQRAFAARAGGAVLDGRDIGTVICPDAPAKLFVTASDEVRAERRFLELRQKGVETSLEEVLAEMRERDARDSARATAPLRPAEDAVILDTSRLGIDEAVGAAIETIRTRHPA, encoded by the coding sequence ATGAGCTTTACGGTCGCCATTGACGGGCCCGCGGCGGCGGGCAAGGGCACGATCAGCCGCGCGGTTGCGGCGCATTTCGGCTTTGCCCATCTGGATACCGGACTTCTGTACCGGGCGGTGGGCGCGCGGATGCTGGACGGGCTCGATCCTGTCGAGGCGGCGCGGACGCTCAGGCGCGAGGTTCTCGAGCGCGGCGATCTGCGCGCGCCCGAGGTGGCCCAGGCCGCCAGCAAGGTCGCGGCGATCCCCGAGGTCCGTGCGGCGCTGGTCGATTTCCAGCGTGCCTTCGCGGCGCGGGCGGGCGGCGCGGTGCTGGACGGGCGCGACATCGGCACGGTGATCTGCCCCGACGCGCCCGCGAAGCTTTTCGTCACCGCCTCGGACGAGGTGCGGGCCGAGCGGCGGTTCCTCGAGCTGCGCCAGAAGGGCGTCGAGACCAGCCTCGAGGAGGTGCTGGCCGAGATGCGCGAGCGCGATGCGCGTGACAGCGCCCGGGCCACGGCACCGCTGCGCCCGGCCGAGGATGCCGTCATTCTCGACACCTCGCGGCTCGGTATAGACGAGGCGGTCGGCGCTGCCATCGAGACGATCCGGACCCGCCATCCGGCCTGA
- a CDS encoding GFA family protein — protein sequence MSVTGSCLCGRVRYRIDGPLSPVVACHCSQCRKASGHHVAATTVLRDDLVIEGEQCWFASSTGTRRGFCPVCGSNMFWDGGQDYLAVFAGTLDGDPGIRMAAHIFCAEKGAYYEITDGLPQAPGLPEDVA from the coding sequence ATGAGCGTCACGGGAAGTTGCCTTTGCGGCAGGGTCCGCTACCGGATCGACGGGCCGCTCAGCCCGGTTGTCGCCTGCCATTGCAGTCAGTGCCGCAAGGCCAGCGGCCATCATGTCGCCGCCACCACTGTTCTGCGCGACGATCTCGTCATCGAGGGAGAGCAGTGCTGGTTCGCCTCTTCGACCGGGACGCGGCGGGGCTTCTGCCCGGTCTGCGGGTCGAATATGTTCTGGGACGGCGGACAAGACTATCTGGCGGTGTTCGCGGGCACGCTTGACGGCGATCCGGGGATCCGGATGGCGGCGCATATCTTCTGTGCCGAAAAGGGTGCCTATTACGAGATCACGGACGGGCTGCCGCAGGCGCCGGGGCTGCCGGAGGATGTTGCATGA
- the aroA gene encoding 3-phosphoshikimate 1-carboxyvinyltransferase, giving the protein MSAHGDPIPMTARRSGPLTGEAVVPGDKSISHRALILGALAVGETRISGLLEGQDVLDTARAMRAFGAEVTHDGPGAWTVQGVGVGGFAEPADVIDCGNSGTGVRLIMGAMATSPVTATFTGDASLRKRPMGRVTEPLALFGARAFGRQGGRLPMTLIGAAEPMPVRYVVPVPSAQVKSAVLLAGLNAPGETVVIEREETRDHTERMLAGFGATLRLEQVSEGRAIVLTGQPELRPQTIAVPRDPSSAAFPVAAGLIVEGSDVLVPGIGLNPTRAGLFTTLREMGADLTYENEREEGGEPVADLRARFSPAMTGIEVPPGRAPSMIDEYPILAVVAAFAEGATVMRGIGELRVKECDRIAAMVAGLRACGAEVEEGEDWMIVHGRGPGSLPGGATCATHLDHRIAMSFLCAGLAAEKPVSVDDAGPIATSFPSFEGLMAALGAGFARGPE; this is encoded by the coding sequence ATGTCCGCTCATGGCGACCCGATCCCGATGACCGCCCGCCGTTCCGGCCCGCTGACGGGCGAGGCCGTCGTCCCAGGCGACAAGTCAATCAGCCATCGCGCGCTGATCCTCGGCGCGCTGGCCGTGGGCGAGACACGGATCTCGGGGCTGCTCGAAGGCCAGGACGTGCTGGATACCGCCAGGGCGATGCGGGCCTTCGGGGCAGAGGTCACCCATGACGGGCCCGGGGCCTGGACCGTGCAGGGGGTGGGCGTCGGCGGCTTTGCCGAGCCCGCCGACGTGATCGATTGCGGCAATTCCGGCACCGGGGTGCGGCTGATCATGGGGGCGATGGCGACCTCGCCCGTGACCGCGACCTTCACCGGCGACGCCTCGCTTCGGAAGCGTCCGATGGGGCGGGTGACCGAGCCCCTGGCGCTGTTCGGCGCGCGCGCCTTCGGGCGGCAGGGCGGGCGGCTGCCGATGACGCTGATCGGCGCGGCCGAGCCGATGCCGGTGCGCTATGTCGTGCCGGTGCCGTCTGCGCAGGTCAAGTCGGCGGTGCTGCTGGCCGGGCTGAATGCGCCGGGCGAGACCGTCGTGATCGAGCGCGAGGAGACGCGCGATCATACCGAGCGGATGCTGGCGGGTTTCGGCGCGACGCTCAGGCTCGAGCAGGTGTCGGAGGGCCGGGCCATCGTTCTGACCGGCCAGCCCGAGCTTCGCCCCCAGACCATCGCGGTGCCGCGCGACCCGAGTTCGGCGGCCTTCCCGGTGGCGGCGGGGCTGATCGTCGAGGGCTCGGACGTTCTGGTGCCGGGGATCGGGCTGAACCCGACCCGGGCGGGGCTTTTCACCACGCTGCGCGAGATGGGCGCCGATCTGACCTACGAGAACGAACGCGAGGAGGGCGGCGAGCCGGTGGCCGATCTGCGCGCCCGGTTCTCGCCCGCGATGACCGGGATCGAGGTGCCGCCCGGCCGCGCGCCCTCGATGATCGACGAATACCCGATCCTTGCCGTGGTCGCGGCCTTTGCCGAGGGCGCGACGGTGATGCGCGGCATCGGCGAGTTGCGGGTCAAGGAATGCGACCGGATCGCGGCCATGGTGGCGGGCCTCCGGGCCTGCGGCGCCGAGGTCGAAGAGGGCGAGGACTGGATGATCGTGCATGGCCGCGGCCCGGGCAGCCTGCCGGGGGGCGCGACCTGCGCCACCCATCTCGACCACCGGATCGCGATGTCCTTCCTTTGCGCGGGGCTTGCGGCCGAAAAACCGGTCTCGGTCGACGATGCCGGGCCGATCGCGACCTCCTTTCCGAGCTTCGAGGGCCTCATGGCGGCTCTCGGCGCCGGGTTCGCGCGGGGACCCGAATGA
- a CDS encoding amidohydrolase family protein: MTGIRITNCHIHTFTAAHAPLYYPAPPVAALRAFPGLLRGLRGAARLLPWEAAYEVLLRLEHFRETGCRDSQRAVFLEAVRHYPASARFVVLPMDLACSGYGPVPVGIEAQHRELYELSRDPELGHRVIPFATLDPDRPGAVAELRRCLDDYGFRGVKIYPRLGYAPSHEILMREVYPLCVERGLPVVSHCSRGGVRNRRWSRARADAVTDPAAHVPVLRAFPGLRLCLAHFGGDRDWLSYLSDGLDPLDPEARRRNWALSIADMIESGAYPNLFTDISYTLFRFGDCMPLLKLFLERERLASRILFGSDFYMTRQEDLSEKAVAIRLRAALGEAAFRRIAETNPAIWLGETQGRA, translated from the coding sequence ATGACCGGGATCCGGATCACCAATTGCCACATCCACACTTTCACCGCTGCCCATGCGCCGCTTTACTATCCGGCGCCGCCGGTCGCCGCGCTCCGGGCCTTTCCCGGGCTCTTGCGCGGCTTGCGCGGGGCGGCGCGGCTGTTGCCCTGGGAAGCGGCCTATGAGGTGCTGCTGCGGCTCGAGCATTTCCGCGAAACGGGCTGCCGCGACAGCCAGCGCGCGGTGTTCCTGGAGGCGGTGCGGCACTATCCCGCCAGCGCGCGTTTCGTGGTCTTGCCGATGGATCTGGCCTGTAGCGGCTACGGGCCGGTGCCGGTCGGGATCGAGGCGCAGCATCGCGAGCTTTACGAGCTGAGCCGCGACCCGGAGCTCGGCCATCGCGTCATCCCCTTCGCCACCCTCGATCCCGACCGGCCGGGGGCGGTGGCCGAGCTTCGGCGCTGTCTCGACGATTACGGCTTTCGCGGCGTCAAGATCTATCCCCGGCTCGGCTACGCGCCGAGCCACGAGATCCTGATGCGCGAGGTCTATCCGCTTTGTGTCGAGCGCGGGCTGCCTGTGGTTTCGCATTGCTCGCGCGGCGGGGTCCGGAACAGGCGCTGGAGCCGGGCGCGGGCCGATGCGGTGACCGATCCGGCGGCGCATGTGCCGGTGTTGCGGGCCTTTCCCGGGCTCCGGCTGTGTCTTGCGCATTTCGGCGGCGACCGCGACTGGCTGTCCTATCTGAGCGACGGCCTCGACCCGCTCGATCCAGAGGCGCGGCGGCGGAACTGGGCGCTCTCGATTGCCGACATGATCGAGAGCGGGGCCTATCCCAATCTCTTCACCGACATTTCCTATACGCTGTTCCGGTTCGGCGACTGCATGCCGCTGCTGAAGCTGTTTCTGGAACGCGAGCGGCTGGCCTCGCGCATCCTGTTCGGCTCGGATTTCTACATGACCCGGCAGGAGGATCTGTCGGAGAAGGCGGTCGCGATCCGGTTGCGGGCGGCTTTGGGCGAGGCGGCCTTCCGCCGGATCGCCGAGACCAATCCCGCGATCTGGCTGGGCGAGACGCAAGGCAGGGCGTAA
- a CDS encoding tRNA (guanosine(46)-N(7))-methyltransferase TrmB, which translates to MSDETCKSPDKSSLPEGGAPARAWRNFYGRRHGKTLRPSQKDYLDSDLAALAPGAVGWDENPDRAPLDLEARFGGREVWLEVGFGGGEHMVHQAATHPGAAIIGCEPFINGVAMLLGRIRAAGVDNLAVHPGDVRDLFDVLPEASISRAFLLYPDPWPKARHHRRRFVTPEFLAPLARVLKPGSPFRVATDIPDYVRQTLIEVPKAGFDWLAERPADWRTPWDDWISTRYEQKALREGRVPHYLTFRRR; encoded by the coding sequence ATGAGCGACGAGACCTGCAAGAGCCCCGACAAGTCCTCCCTGCCCGAAGGCGGGGCGCCTGCGCGCGCCTGGCGGAATTTCTATGGCCGCCGCCATGGCAAGACGCTCCGGCCGAGCCAGAAGGACTATCTCGACAGCGACCTGGCGGCGCTGGCGCCGGGGGCGGTGGGCTGGGACGAAAACCCGGACCGCGCGCCGCTGGATCTTGAGGCGCGCTTCGGCGGTCGCGAGGTCTGGCTGGAGGTGGGCTTTGGCGGCGGCGAGCACATGGTGCATCAGGCCGCGACCCATCCCGGGGCCGCGATCATCGGCTGCGAGCCCTTCATCAACGGCGTTGCCATGCTGCTGGGCAGGATCCGCGCGGCCGGGGTCGACAATCTGGCAGTGCATCCGGGCGATGTGCGCGATCTCTTCGACGTGCTGCCCGAGGCCAGCATCTCGCGCGCCTTCCTGCTGTATCCCGATCCCTGGCCGAAGGCGCGCCATCACCGGCGGCGCTTCGTCACGCCGGAATTCCTCGCGCCGCTGGCGCGGGTGCTCAAGCCCGGCAGCCCGTTCCGGGTGGCGACGGATATTCCCGATTATGTGCGCCAGACCCTGATCGAGGTGCCGAAAGCCGGGTTCGACTGGCTGGCCGAGCGGCCCGCGGACTGGCGGACGCCCTGGGATGACTGGATCTCGACTCGTTACGAGCAGAAGGCCCTGCGCGAGGGGCGGGTGCCGCATTATCTGACCTTCCGCCGGCGCTGA
- the metK gene encoding methionine adenosyltransferase → MTRQNYVFTSESVSEGHPDKVCDRISDAVLDAFLAEEPNARVACETFATSSLVVIGGEVGLTNKDRLKQLMGSIGEIARECIRDIGYEQDKFHWNTCHVMNFLHEQSAHIAQGVDKDGAGDQGIMFGYATDETPELMPAPIQYAHAILRRLTEARKSGAEPTLRPDAKSQLSVRYEHGRPVAVDSIVLSTQHASADQTSDDIRAIVEPYIREVLPEGWLHEGTEWWVNPTGTFVIGGPDGDAGLTGRKIIVDTYGGAAPHGGGAFSGKDPTKVDRSAAYAARYLAKNVVAAGLASKCTLQLSYAIGVAKPLSIYVDAHGTGKVPEAEIEKAVGQAMDLTPRGIREHLGLNRPIYARTAAYGHFGRPPEEDGGFSWERTDLAEALKKAF, encoded by the coding sequence ATGACACGTCAAAACTACGTCTTCACCTCCGAATCCGTTTCGGAAGGACACCCCGACAAGGTCTGCGACCGCATTTCCGACGCGGTTCTGGATGCCTTCCTCGCCGAGGAACCCAATGCCCGCGTCGCCTGCGAAACCTTCGCGACCTCGTCGCTGGTGGTGATCGGCGGTGAGGTCGGTCTTACGAACAAGGACCGCCTGAAGCAGCTGATGGGCTCGATCGGCGAAATCGCCCGCGAATGCATTCGCGATATCGGCTATGAGCAGGACAAGTTCCACTGGAACACCTGCCATGTGATGAACTTCCTGCACGAGCAATCCGCCCATATCGCCCAGGGCGTGGACAAGGATGGCGCCGGCGATCAGGGCATCATGTTCGGCTATGCGACCGACGAGACGCCCGAGCTGATGCCTGCCCCGATCCAGTACGCCCATGCGATCCTGCGCCGTCTGACCGAGGCGCGGAAATCGGGTGCCGAGCCGACGCTGAGGCCCGATGCCAAGTCGCAGCTGAGCGTGCGCTACGAGCATGGCCGCCCGGTCGCGGTCGACTCGATCGTGCTCTCGACCCAGCATGCGAGCGCGGACCAGACCTCGGACGATATCCGTGCCATCGTCGAGCCCTATATCCGCGAGGTCCTGCCCGAGGGCTGGCTGCATGAGGGGACCGAATGGTGGGTCAACCCCACCGGCACCTTCGTGATCGGCGGTCCCGACGGCGATGCCGGGCTGACCGGCCGCAAGATCATCGTCGACACCTATGGCGGTGCGGCGCCCCATGGCGGCGGCGCCTTCTCGGGCAAGGACCCGACCAAGGTCGACCGCTCGGCCGCCTATGCCGCGCGCTATCTGGCCAAGAACGTGGTGGCGGCGGGGCTGGCCTCGAAATGCACGCTGCAGCTGTCCTATGCCATCGGCGTTGCCAAGCCGCTGTCGATCTATGTCGATGCCCATGGCACCGGCAAGGTGCCGGAGGCCGAGATCGAGAAGGCCGTGGGGCAGGCGATGGATCTGACCCCGCGCGGCATCCGCGAGCATCTGGGGCTGAACCGTCCGATCTATGCCCGGACGGCGGCCTATGGCCATTTCGGCAGGCCGCCCGAGGAGGATGGTGGTTTCTCGTGGGAACGCACCGATCTGGCCGAGGCGCTGAAGAAGGCGTTCTGA
- the lnt gene encoding apolipoprotein N-acyltransferase, whose translation MRSVPFRRGLARPVWVAFGLGLGGALGQAPWSLWPLALCALAALIWLVARAETPGRAARIAWAGGAGHFALALSWIVDPFLVDIRHDGWMAPFALILMAGGLALFWGAAGAFAGWAGRGPRGRALAFVLALSAAELARGYVLTGFPWALPGHVWIGAPQMQLAALTGQYGLTLVTLFIAALPVLLPVGPGRSFGAGLAVAAVTGLGLWGAAREAAPVPAETDPPQVRLIQPNAAQHLKWRRDMIPVFWERQLAYTAEPGDPPPDLIVWPETSVPYWLETAGDALRDIARASDGVPVAAGIQRSDGPLAHNSLAVIGAGGRLRGLYDKHHLVPFGEYIPGAALLGRFGIRGLAATDVYGYAPGPGPRLLDLGPRLGQALPLICYEAVFPQDLRGTARPRWILQVTNDAWFGTRTGPYQHLALARLRAVETGLPFLRAANTGVSAVIDARGRVLASLPLGRQGQITAPLPPALAGTPYARTGDWPVFLLLCLGVAAFVATRALK comes from the coding sequence ATGCGATCCGTTCCGTTCCGCCGGGGGCTGGCCCGGCCCGTCTGGGTGGCTTTCGGGCTGGGGCTGGGGGGCGCGCTGGGCCAGGCGCCCTGGTCGCTCTGGCCGCTGGCGCTTTGCGCGCTGGCCGCACTGATCTGGCTGGTGGCTCGGGCGGAAACGCCCGGCCGTGCGGCGCGGATTGCCTGGGCAGGCGGCGCGGGTCATTTCGCGCTGGCACTGTCCTGGATCGTCGATCCCTTCCTTGTCGATATCCGCCATGACGGCTGGATGGCGCCCTTTGCGCTGATCTTGATGGCCGGGGGGCTCGCGCTGTTCTGGGGCGCGGCCGGGGCCTTTGCCGGATGGGCGGGGCGGGGGCCGCGGGGCCGGGCGCTGGCCTTCGTTCTGGCGCTGTCCGCGGCAGAACTGGCGCGCGGCTATGTGCTGACCGGCTTTCCCTGGGCGCTGCCCGGACATGTCTGGATCGGGGCGCCGCAGATGCAGCTGGCCGCGCTGACCGGGCAATACGGGCTGACCCTTGTCACGCTTTTCATCGCGGCCCTGCCGGTCCTGCTGCCGGTCGGGCCGGGCCGGAGCTTCGGCGCAGGGCTTGCCGTCGCGGCGGTGACGGGGCTCGGGCTCTGGGGCGCGGCGCGCGAGGCGGCGCCGGTGCCGGCCGAAACCGATCCGCCGCAGGTGCGGCTCATCCAGCCCAATGCGGCGCAGCATCTGAAATGGCGGCGCGACATGATCCCAGTCTTCTGGGAGCGCCAGCTTGCCTATACCGCCGAGCCGGGCGACCCGCCGCCCGATCTGATCGTCTGGCCCGAAACCTCGGTGCCCTACTGGCTCGAGACAGCCGGGGACGCCCTGAGAGATATCGCGCGGGCTTCGGATGGCGTTCCGGTTGCGGCCGGTATCCAGCGCAGCGATGGGCCGCTGGCCCATAACAGCCTGGCGGTGATCGGCGCGGGCGGGCGGCTTCGGGGGCTTTACGACAAGCATCACCTGGTGCCGTTCGGCGAATATATCCCCGGGGCGGCGCTGCTCGGCCGGTTCGGGATCCGGGGGCTCGCGGCGACAGATGTCTATGGCTATGCGCCGGGGCCGGGGCCGCGGTTGCTCGATCTCGGGCCGCGTCTCGGACAGGCCTTGCCGCTGATCTGCTACGAGGCGGTGTTTCCGCAGGATCTGCGGGGAACCGCGCGGCCGCGCTGGATCCTGCAGGTCACGAACGATGCATGGTTCGGCACCCGGACCGGCCCCTATCAGCATCTGGCGCTGGCGCGGCTGAGGGCGGTCGAGACCGGGCTGCCCTTCCTGCGCGCGGCCAATACCGGGGTCTCGGCGGTGATCGATGCCCGCGGCCGGGTGCTGGCCAGCCTGCCGCTGGGCCGGCAGGGCCAGATCACCGCGCCGCTGCCCCCGGCGCTGGCCGGAACGCCTTATGCGCGCACCGGCGACTGGCCGGTCTTTCTGTTGCTTTGTCTGGGTGTGGCCGCTTTCGTCGCAACCCGCGCCCTGAAATAG
- a CDS encoding hemolysin family protein: protein MGDETDGSSRAAQGALDTDNLDSRGLLGRLVAAILPAGAEHSEEGGDHALGNGIARPALTHGIGNLAKMRVEDVAVPKAEIDAVPLDISMDDLVQVFRESGLTRLPVYDGTLDSPVGMVHLKDFALRHGFNGKDTPFVLKDMIRPLLYAPPSMPIGVLLQKMQSQRMHMALVIDEYGGVDGLVTIEDLIEQVVGEIEDEHDIDEGTLWTVEKPGVYLVQARAPLDAFEDEIGMRLLDAEEEEEVDSLGGLIFMMIGRVPARGEVIRHASGAEFEVVDADPRRIKRLRVRLPAATAAAASA, encoded by the coding sequence ATGGGCGACGAGACGGACGGGTCGTCTAGGGCCGCGCAGGGCGCGCTAGACACCGACAATCTGGACAGCCGGGGCCTTCTGGGCCGGCTGGTAGCGGCGATCCTGCCTGCAGGCGCCGAGCATTCCGAAGAGGGCGGGGACCACGCTTTGGGCAACGGGATCGCGCGGCCGGCGCTGACGCATGGCATCGGCAATCTCGCGAAGATGCGGGTCGAGGATGTTGCGGTTCCGAAGGCCGAGATCGACGCGGTGCCGCTCGACATCTCGATGGATGATCTGGTGCAGGTCTTCCGCGAATCCGGGCTGACCCGGCTGCCGGTCTATGACGGTACGCTGGATTCGCCCGTGGGCATGGTCCATCTCAAGGATTTCGCGCTGCGCCACGGCTTCAACGGCAAGGACACCCCCTTCGTGCTGAAGGACATGATCCGCCCGCTGCTTTACGCGCCGCCCTCGATGCCGATCGGCGTGCTGTTGCAGAAGATGCAGAGCCAGCGGATGCACATGGCGCTGGTGATCGACGAATATGGCGGGGTCGACGGTCTGGTGACCATCGAGGATCTGATCGAGCAGGTCGTCGGCGAGATCGAGGACGAGCATGACATCGACGAGGGCACGCTCTGGACCGTCGAGAAGCCCGGGGTCTATCTGGTGCAGGCCCGCGCGCCGCTCGACGCCTTCGAGGACGAGATCGGCATGCGCCTGCTCGATGCCGAGGAAGAGGAAGAGGTCGATTCGCTCGGCGGGCTGATCTTCATGATGATCGGCCGGGTGCCCGCGCGCGGCGAGGTGATCCGCCATGCCTCGGGCGCCGAGTTCGAGGTGGTCGATGCCGATCCTCGCCGGATCAAGCGGCTGCGGGTGCGTCTGCCTGCGGCGACCGCCGCCGCAGCCTCTGCCTGA
- the ybeY gene encoding rRNA maturation RNase YbeY: MDIEILFEDDRWAEAGLERLAETACRETLTHLGLDPDAHEISLLACDDMRIAGLNETFRGKAAPTNVLSWPTEDLAAGEDGDAPLPPEPEIEGAPVELGDIAIAWETCLREASAQGKPFNDHVTHLMVHGCLHLLGYDHIRPRDAARMEGIEVEILAKLGLADPYE, encoded by the coding sequence ATGGATATCGAGATTCTCTTCGAGGACGACCGCTGGGCCGAGGCCGGGCTGGAGAGGCTGGCCGAGACCGCCTGTCGCGAGACGCTGACCCATCTGGGGCTCGATCCCGACGCGCATGAGATCAGCCTTCTGGCCTGCGACGATATGCGCATCGCCGGGCTCAATGAGACCTTCCGCGGCAAGGCCGCGCCGACCAATGTGCTGTCCTGGCCGACCGAGGATCTGGCCGCCGGGGAGGATGGCGACGCGCCCTTGCCGCCCGAGCCCGAAATCGAGGGCGCGCCTGTGGAATTGGGCGATATCGCCATCGCCTGGGAGACCTGCCTGCGAGAGGCCAGCGCGCAGGGCAAACCGTTTAATGATCACGTAACCCACCTGATGGTACATGGATGCCTGCATCTGTTGGGATATGACCATATCCGTCCGCGGGATGCTGCCCGGATGGAAGGGATCGAGGTGGAAATACTTGCCAAGCTCGGTCTTGCTGACCCATATGAATGA